Sequence from the Panicum virgatum strain AP13 chromosome 5N, P.virgatum_v5, whole genome shotgun sequence genome:
gtggcgcgcggatctgctggcggcggcgcgtggggtcGGCCAGCTGGGGCGGCGGACGGGGTTGGCCGGCTGCGATGGTGGAGGAGGgcggggccggcgagctcgggcggaaAAGGCCGCTGACCTAGGCCTACTTGCCCCGCGGGCGGAGCGCGTCCGTGGCagccgaggccggcggcgacggcggcggagctcgcccgcggcggtggaggggcggAGGGACGGGCCGGTGCCGCGtgtggatccggcggcggcgggacgaggcgagtggagagagaggagatggagagagaggagtctgacatgtggggcccactaaCGGAGTTAGTGTTGCCATCCAACCCGTATTCCAATTCTCTCAACCAAACATGTGATGGGTTGACTCCATCCCTAAAATCAAATCTGCAACCAaacaatggatgggttggctccGTTCTCAAAATGAGAGTTGGAGCCAACCCAACCCACTGAtcccgcaaccaaacacacggtacGTGGCCACCTCCTGGTGCAGGAAAATGCACCAGGTTTGGTTATAAGAGATTGAGGGATATGTATGGTTGggttccatttgtataattaaTGGAATTTGGCATATGTCTGGTGAAGGTTACTTGTCGTTTAGGTGCTTTATCTGTTTTCGTTTTTTTATCACCTGTTGTTTGTCTAGTTCAATGATACCGCATTCAAGTGAGTTTTACTGACCCTATGCCAAGTGCTAGCAATTTGTATTTATTCTCGTTCTCTTTTTGCTCCATGCCTCCTTGTCAGCTCCGATCTTAATCATAATCAGCAAGAGGGACTTGTGATTTTGTTGTTCCCATTGTCAAATAGAAAATTCTCATGTTGTTTTCCCCTTACAATTAACTAGGTAACTTTTGTACCACCTCAATAGCGAAAGGTAGCTCATTTACCCTTTTTTTGTGCTCGGATTCAAACTAAAGTGAGAGGATTTTGTTCCtcgcaaaagagagagagagagagagagagagagagagagagagagagagagagagagagagagagagagagagagaggatttTGTCCAGCAAAAAACTGAAAGAAACCAGAGTAGAGCGCGTGTGTGCGATTGGCTGGCAGGGCAAGCAGGGCCGCCAAATAGATAAGACGGGTAAACACAGAGCCACGTAAGGAAGGAGAAACGAGCAGCTCGGCCATGGACATCCTGGGCGCCCTCAGGCTCGCTCCGTCTCCgcccgccctcgccggcgccgcgccgccggcgacgcctgCGCGCTCCTCCGTGCACTTCCACCTCGCCaatgccggcgccgccgccctcgtcgccgCCTCGCTCCTCGTCGCCGACCCGTCCCTCGCATTCATAGTCAGCATCTCTCCTCTCGTCGCCCTGGTTCGAATTCTGGCAAGAATTTGAGGGTAGGGGTGTTGACGGGGAGCGCACGCGCGTGTGGCCGCAGGGAGGAGGCCCGTACGGGAAGCAGGTGACGCGGGGGCAGGACCTCACCGGCAAGGACTTCAGCGGCCAGACCCTCGTCAAGCAGGACTTCAAGACGGTACAGCGATTGCACATCtggcctgttttttttttttttttttggcccttacatttttttttgttacatcGCATGCTTGAAGAAATCCATGAAAGCTTCGGAATTTCTGTGCCTAGACTAGCATGCTTGTTTTGTGCATGCTTGTTTGAGTGGTGATCCTTAGCCTTCTGTTGCTGCAGTCTATACTGAGGCAGGCCAACTTCAAGGGCGCGAACCTGCTCGGCGCGAGCTTCTTCGATGCAGACCTCACAAGTAGTACTGCATTTGCTTGCTACCTCTGCACATTCCAGATTTTCTTCATCGTACAGCTTATGATTTGGTTATGGTTGTAAATTACTGAGTATGTCTGCCCATTGATTCAGGTGCTGATCTCTCTGATGCTGATCTTAGAGGCACCGATTTCTCGCTGGCAAATTTATCAAAGGTGCAATGTTGGTGATCATTTTGTTCAGGATCCTCACTCTCTTTGCTTGTTCTTTTCATAATTCATTAAACAAACTCCTGTCAGCA
This genomic interval carries:
- the LOC120676240 gene encoding thylakoid lumenal 15 kDa protein 1, chloroplastic-like isoform X1, producing MDILGALRLAPSPPALAGAAPPATPARSSVHFHLANAGAAALVAASLLVADPSLAFIGGGPYGKQVTRGQDLTGKDFSGQTLVKQDFKTSILRQANFKGANLLGASFFDADLTSSADLSDADLRGTDFSLANLSKANLTNANLEGALVTGNTSFKGANITGADFTDVPLRDDQREYLCKIADGVNSTTGNATKETLFCS
- the LOC120676240 gene encoding thylakoid lumenal 15 kDa protein 1, chloroplastic-like isoform X2, translating into MDILGALRLAPSPPALAGAAPPATPARSSVHFHLANAGAAALVAASLLVADPSLAFIGGGPYGKQVTRGQDLTGKDFSGQTLVKQDFKTSILRQANFKGANLLGASFFDADLTSADLSDADLRGTDFSLANLSKANLTNANLEGALVTGNTSFKGANITGADFTDVPLRDDQREYLCKIADGVNSTTGNATKETLFCS